The Setaria italica strain Yugu1 chromosome IX, Setaria_italica_v2.0, whole genome shotgun sequence genome has a window encoding:
- the LOC105915212 gene encoding uncharacterized protein At5g65660, with amino-acid sequence MPMNRLQDLTPAPSMTVPIEHSSRPTLGFPLGTALLLLVIFSLSGMFSCCYHWDKLRSLLRSRHPAMFQEGEHTVISITSSPSKETPDHKLEKVGKECGLPVIMPGDKVPKFFARPCPHEMCLPEAEKTEVPLETKCSVHETICICTSSVHESTLSR; translated from the exons ATGCCAATGAACAGGCTACAAGATCTGACGCCTGCTCCATCCATGACGGTGCCGATCGAGCATTCCTCTAGGCCGACGCTGGGGTTTCCCCTGGGGACTGCGCTGTTGCTCCTTGTGATCTTCTCCCTGAGTGGCATGTTCTCGTGTTGCTACCACTGGGACAAGCTCCGCTCCCTCCTCCGGTCTCGGCATCCTGCCATGTTCCAAGAGGGCGAGCATACGGTGATCTCCATCACGTCATCACCGagcaaggaaactcctgatcacAAG CTGGAGAAAGTGGGGAAGGAGTGTGGTTTGCCTGTTATTATGCCTGGGGACAAGGTCCCCAAATTCTTCGCGAGGCCGTGCCCACACGAGATGTGTTTGCCTGAAGCAGAGAAGACTGAAGTTCCGTTGGAAACCAAATGTTCGGTTCATGAAACCATCTGTATCTGTACATCATCAGTACACGAAAGCACACTTAGCCGTTAG
- the LOC101786337 gene encoding putative ATPase N2B, translated as MILRRLHLHGSVSRRSLASAAAATLRGTAPRTLPSPELLRRLHDSAGDGASSESEHARKQGPLTLYRNLVSQGRLTHDSYQENVASELDNLLRRLQQYEMEMEDYHAKLYIWENSREKERRRLLVEEAEDKQRDGVWIDEERGFLDKLVTRRRRGSIEPGVGKWVSYLNREKKLDKLVGQRPIAPVAPKGLYLYGNVGSGKTMLMDMFYGATEGVIKHRRRFHFHEAMLEIHDHMHDVWKRRDDDKSVQTSAFSWISSLPFDAKIKEWLIGEEKYKQGTQQKHILLAVADKFLVDRQANKTGASILCFDEIQTIDVFAVVALSGILSRLLSTGTVLVATSNKAPEDLNQDGMQRDIFLELLSKLDENCNKILVGTEKDYRRLIPTEGSTQVHYFWPVTSDTCRMYEAMWHDITNQTGGNIISVTIPVMFGRSIEIPQSCNGVARFDFEYLCGRPVGAADYIAIARNYHTIFISEIPAMSMKIRDKARRFITLIDELYNHHCRLVCLAASSIDDLFQGTEEGPLFDLESFQFETEAEGTKLRRDVLAEGNVGMRPSTSGLVAILSGQEEMFAFRRAISRLIEMQTPLYLERVQHAHPSFQLQGPAVASNNRARVSQSAPSV; from the exons atgatACTCCGCCGCCTACATCTACATGGCTCCGTCTCCCGCCGATCCCTCgcgtccgctgccgccgccactctCCGCGGCACCGCCCCGCGCACCTTGCCTTCCCCGGAGCTCCTCCGTCGCCTCCACGACTCTGCGGGAGACGGCGCCTCCTCGGAGTCGGAGCACGCCCGCAAGCAAG GTCCTCTTACGCTCTACAGGAATCTAGTAAGCCAAGGGAGACTCACCCATGACAGTTACCAGGAAAATGTAGCTTCCGAGTTAGACAACTTACTCAGAAGACTCCAGCAGTATGAGATGGAAATGGAGGATTACCAT GCAAAGCTGTACATATGGGAGAATAGCAGGGAGAAAGAGAGGCGAAGGCTTCTCGTTGAAGAAGCTGAAGATAAGCAGCGTGATGGTGTATGGATAGATGAGGAAAGGGGATTTCTTGATAAATTGGTTACGCG gagaagaagaggaagcataGAACCTGGAGTTGGTAAGTGGGTATCGTACCTGAACCGAGAGAAGAAACTAGATAAACTGGTGGGCCAGAGACCAATCGCTCCTGTTGCTCCTAAAGGATTGTATCTCTATGGAAATGTTGGAAGTG GGAAGACAATGTTGATGGACATGTTCTATGGGGCCACTGAAGGTGTTATCAAGCACAGGAGGAGGTTTCACTTTCATGAG GCCATGCTTGAAATACATGATCATATGCATGATGTATGGAAGAGACGTGATGATGACAAGTCTGTTCAGACAAGTGCTTTCAGCTGGATATCAAGCCTTCCTTTTGATGCAAAAATTAAGGAGTGGCTGATCGGAGAAGAGAAGTACAAACAAGGGACACAGCAAAAGCATATCCTTTTGGCTGTTGCTGACAAGTTTCTGGTTGATAGACAAGCAAATAAAACTGGAGCAAGCATTCTATGCTTTGATGAGATACAG ACTATCGATGTATTTGCAGTTGTGGCCCTGTCTGGCATTCTAAGCAGATTGCTAAGCACAGGAACTGTACTTGTAGCAACCAGTAATAAAGCACCTGAAGATCTGAATCAG GATGGGATGCAAAGGGACATCTTCCTTGAGTTATTATCAAAACTGGATGAGAACTGCAATAAGATTCTTGTGGGAACTGAAAAGGATTATCGTCGCCTAATTCCAACAGAAGGCTCAACTCAG GTTCACTATTTTTGGCCTGTCACTTCTGACACTTGCCGCATGTATGAGGCTATGTGGCATGACATAACTAACCAAACAGGAGGAAACATTATTTCTGTCACCATTCCTGTAATGTTTGGGAG GTCTATTGAGATTCCTCAAAGCTGTAATGGTGTGGCAAGATTTGACTTCGAGTATCTATGTGGACGCCCA GTTGGAGCTGCAGATTATATAGCAATAGCCAGGAACTACCATACTATTTTCATATCAGAAATTCCAGCTATGAGTATGAAGATCCGTGACAAG GCAAGAAGGTTTATCACCCTTATCGATGAGCTGTACAATCATCACTGCCGTCTTGTATGTCTAGCTGCCTCATCCATTGATGATCTTTTCCAAGGAACTGAGGAAGGACCTCTTTTTGATTTAGAGAG TTTTCAGTTTGAAACTGAGGCCGAAGGAACAAAGCTAAGAAGGGACGTTTTAGCAGAAGGCAATGTTGGCATGAGGCCTTCTACTAGTGGGCTTGTGGCAAtattgtctggtcaagaagaGATGTTTGCGTTCCGCAGGGCG ATATCCCGGCTTATCGAGATGCAGACACCACTGTATCTGGAGCGTGTGCAGCATGCTCATCCCTCCTTCCAACTGCAGGGTCCTGCTGTAGCAAGCAACAATAGAGCCCGTGTTTCTCAGTCGGCTCCATCGGTCTGA
- the LOC101775645 gene encoding B2 protein: MDNLWHLGDELRGQPKVVEDRQWSLMTSKLAEITKSKGERMNDLDYARMNTVPEVKQWDKMQYHHDEPRMDHINLGLMNLDLKMNDLKMNEAALKNPFRNMGYNMNPMYPKGNNANVNAFKMNVGVNKYSNSPNVKEAIGKNNGANNNGSNSNGNANNNSAVDKRFKTLPTSEMLPRNEVLGGYIFVCNNDTMQEDLKRQLFGLPARYRDSVRAITPGLPLFLYNYTTHQLHGVFEAASFGGSNIDPTAWEDKKCKGESRFPAQVRIRIRKLCKPLEEDSFRPVLHHYDGPKFRLELSIAETLSLLDLCEKEGI; this comes from the exons ATGGACAACCTGTGGCATCTTGGAGATGAGCTCCGTGGCCAGCCAAAGGTAGTGGAGGACCGCCAGTGGTCTCTCATGACCTCCAAGCTCGCTGAGATCACCAAGTCCAAGGGCGAGAGGATGAACGACCTTGACTATGCGCGGATGAACACCGTCCCTGAGGTCAAGCAGTGGGATAAGATGCAGTATCACCATGATGAACCCAGGATGGATCACATCAATCTTGGCCTCATGAACCTGGATCTGAAGATGAATGATCTGAAGATGAACGAGGCTGCCCTCAAGAACCCTTTCCGCAACATGGGTTATAACATGAACCCAATGTACCCCAAGGGGAACAATGCCAATGTCAATGCATTCAAGATGAATGTTGGGGTCAACAAGTACTCCAATAGTCCTAATGTGAAAGAGGCCATTGGAAAAAACAATGGTGCCAACAACAATGGAAGCAACAGCAATGGAAACGCTAACAACAATTCTGCTGTTGACAAGCGCTTCAAGACACTGCCAACGAGTGAGATGCTACCAAGGAATGAAGTCCTTGGTGGGTACATCTTTGTCTGCAACAATGATACCATGCAGGAGGATCTCAAGAGGCAGCTTTTTG GGTTGCCAGCAAGATATCGGGATTCAGTCCGAGCAATTACTCCTGGACTGCCTCTTTTCCTCTATAACTACACAACTCACCAGCTTCATGGAGTATTTGAG GCTGCCAGTTTTGGTGGGTCTAATATTGATCCCACTGCATGGGAGGATAAGAAGTGTAAAGGTGAATCCAGATTCCCAGCACAG GTGAGGATCCGCATTAGGAAGCTTTGCAAGCCATTGGAAGAGGATTCCTTCAGGCCAGTTTTGCACCACTACGATGGCCCAAAATTTCGCCTTGAGCTCTCCATCGCGGAG ACCTTGTCACTGCTAGACCTGTGCGAGAAGGAAGGCATCTGA
- the LOC101776055 gene encoding pantoate--beta-alanine ligase produces the protein MPAAAHEPEVIRDKAAMRAWSRRRRAEGKVVALVPTMGFLHDGHLSLVSAAVAAAAGPVAVVVSIYVNPSQFAPTEDLATYPSDFAGDLRKLAATGAVAAVFCPPDLYVRGGRPDASESGGAISCLEQGDGYGHETWIRVERLEKGLCGSSRPVFFRGVATVVAKLFNIVEPDIAVFGKKDYQQWRVICRMVHDLDFAIEIIGSEIVREADGLAMSSRNVHLSCEEREKALSISRSLVNARTAALNGNSHGQQIKDQIVQTLEEAGGQVDYVEIVEQESLTPVERIDRPAVICVAAWFGKVRLIDNIEIQPPS, from the exons atgccggcggcggcgcatgaGCCGGAGGTGATCCGTGACAAGGCGGCGATGCGCGCGTGGtcacgccgccgtcgcgcggAGGGCAAGGTCGTCGCTCTCGTCCCCACCATGGGCTTCCTCCACGACGGCCACCTCTCGCTCGTCTCcgcagcggtggcggccgccgccggccccgtcgccgtcgtcgtctccatCTACGTCAATCCCAGCCAGTTCGCCCCCACCGAGGACCTCGCCACCTACCCCTCCGACTTCGCCGGGGACCTCCGCAAGCTCGCCGCCACTGGCGCCGTTGCCGCGGTTTTCTGCCCCCCGGACCTCTATgtccgcggcggccgccccgaTGCCAGCGAGTCCGGGGGCGCGATCTCCTGCCTGGAGCAGGGCGATGGGTACGGGCACGAGACGTGGATTCGCGTGGAGCGGCTGGAGAAGGGGCTGTGCGGGAGCagcaggcccgtcttcttccgCGGCGTGGCTACCGTCGTCGCCAAGCTCTTCAACATCGTCGAGCCGGACATCGCGGTGTTTGGGAAGAAGGATTATCAACAGTGGCGCGTCATCTGCCGGATG GTTCATGATCTTGATTTTGCCATTGAGATTATTGGCTCAGAAATAGTGCGAGAAGCTGATGGTCTTGCCATGAGCTCCCGCAATGTGCACCTATCGTGTGAGGAAAGGGAAAAG GCATTATCCATCAGTAGATCACTGGTGAATGCTAGAACCGCTGCGCTGAATGGAAACAGTCATGGCCAACAAATAAAAGATCAAATAGTGCAGACACTTGAAGAAGCTGGCGGTCAGGTTGACTATGTTGAG ATTGTGGAGCAAGAGAGCTTGACGCCTGTTGAGAGGATCGATCGCCCTGCTGTGATTTGTGTCGCCGCATGGTTTGGGAAGGTGAGGTTGATTGACAACATCGAGATCCAGCCACCATCGTGA
- the LOC101786726 gene encoding pentatricopeptide repeat-containing protein At2g35030, mitochondrial, translating into MAIQLGLLTEDLVANFPANSQCFPVARRRRVLPLLSQCSPLHRHSTVAKFRTPTRRSAHGDIRPSSGDSLALARRRGITAGRAPFELPFQCSLIRLHGTVAEAHDPPRQPAREGIRSASENPAAPKQQRGAAATRAETPNREDAVSYAANISRHLQQRDLLGAEALFRAAPAAARGLYLDTVMLDGYIKAGRVDRARELFDGMPMKNVVAWTCMVSGYCRTGRVHEARQLFDVMPDPNVVSWTAMVQGYASNGMLKEAREVFDRMPERNVVAWTVMVKAYADSGQIQEAWELFDRMPKRNTYSWNAMISGFLSAGKVDEAVQLFETMPHRNVISWTIMVTGLAKNGFACRAREFFDMMPKKDTAAWNAMITAYANNDQLNEAQRLFDSMLAKDLVTWNTIIEAYSKTKHKDEAVNIFLLMRRSAVSPNICTLISILVMLESTMEVKQIHGLVVTLGLLSETDLGNALLTMYSRSGDLLSAQLTFKRLEVKDTITWTSIMQAFANHGCGYHALQGFAQMLRHGYKPSSTTFTSILSACSHVGLVEKGRKIFKSIYHGYGIEPSIEHYSCLVDLLGRAGYVREAKELVDSMPQGMRDEAILGTLLGACVTHKEVEVAREVGEDLVRFEPSDSGRYTLLANVFASHGMWDETANVWKIMKGSKSKKAPGFSQIEANMRNHVFYSRDQEHPQCAEIYEMLNDTVVPQMKGSSCVGFWEPTLQSDPTIYQA; encoded by the exons ATGGCGATCCAGTTGGG GTTACTAACCGAGGACCTAGTTGCAAATTTCCCCGCCAACTCCCAATGCTTCCCCGttgcccggcgccggcgcgtcctccctctcctctcccaaTGCTCGCCGCTCCACCGGCACAGCACCGTCGCTAAGTTCCGCACGCCTACACGACGAAGCGCCCATGGAGACATCCGTCCTAGCAGCGGCGACTCGCTCGCcctcgcgcggcggcgcggcatcaCCGCTGGCCGCGCCCCGTTCGAGCTGCCCTTCCAGTGCTCGCTCATCCGCCTCCATGGCACCGTTGCGGAGGCCCATGACCCGCCGCGGCAACCCGCCCGAGAAGGCATCCGTTCGGCCAGCGAAAACCCCGCCGCACCCAagcagcagcgcggcgccgcggccactCGCGCCGAAACGCCAAACCGGGAGGATGCCGTCTCCTACGCCGCCAACATCAGCCGCCACCTCCAGCAACGTGACCTGCTGGGCGCGGAGGCGCTCTTCCGCGCGGCGCCCGCGGCTGCTCGGGGGCTTTACCTGGATACCGTTATGCTCGACGGGTACATCAAGGCTGGGCGTGTCGACCGCGCGCGCGAGCTATTCGACGGAATGCCGATGAAGAACGTCGTCGCGTGGACCTGCATGGTCTCTGGGTACTGCCGCACCGGCCGTGTTCACGAAGCGCGCCAGTTGTTTGATGTGATGCCTGATCCAAATGTTGTTTCGTGGACAGCGATGGTGCAGGGGTACGCAAGCAATGGGATGCTCAAGGAAGCCAGGGAGGTGTTTGATCGAATGCCTGAGAGGAATGTGGTCGCTTGGACAGTCATGGTTAAGGCCTACGCTGACAGTGGTCAGATTCAAGAGGCATGGGAACTGTTCGATAGGATGCCCAAGAGAAACACATATTCTTGGAATGCCATGATTTCCGGTTTTCTCAGCGCTGGAAAAGTGGATGAAGCAGTTCAATTGTTTGAGACAATGCCGCACAGGAATGTGATTTCTTGGACTATAATGGTCACTGGCTTGGCAAAGAATGGTTTTGCGTGCAGGGCAAGAGAGTTCTTTGATATGATGCCAAAAAAGGATACTGCGGCATGGAATGCGATGATTACTGCTTATGCCAACAATGACCAGCTGAATGAGGCCCAGAGATTATTCGATTCGATGCTTGCAAAAGACCTGGTGACCTGGAATACCATTATCGAGGCGTATTCCAAGACCAAGCATAAGGATGAAGCTGTAAACATATTTCTTCTTATGCGACGCTCAGCGGTATCTCCTAACATCTGTACATTAATTAGTATCCTAGTTATGCTTGAGAGCACAATGGAAGTTAAGCAAATCCATGGCTTGGTTGTCACACTTGGACTCCTGTCAGAAACTGATTTAGGAAATGCCTTGCTCACAATGTACTCAAGAAGTGGAGATCTGCTTTCTGCTCAGCTCACTTTTAAGAGATTGGAAGTGAAGGATACCATAACATGGACGTCGATAATGCAAGCTTTTGCGAACCATGGCTGTGGTTACCATGCCTTACAGGGCTTTGCTCAGATGTTGAGGCATGGGTATAAGCCCAGTTCAACTACCTTTACGTCCATTCTGTCAGCTTGTAGCCATGTTGGCTTGGTCGAGAAAGGCCGCAAGATTTTCAAATCAATTTACCATGGCTACGGAATAGAGCCAAGCATTGAGCACTACTCTTGCCTTGTTGACCTTCTAGGTCGAGCAGGGTATGTTAGGGAGGCCAAGGAACTTGTCGACAGTATGCCACAGGGCATGCGTGATGAAGCCATTCTTGGGACGCTACTAGGAGCCTGTGTGACGCATAAAGAGGTAGAGGTAGCAAGAGAAGTGGGTGAGGATCTTGTCAGATTTGAACCCTCTGATTCAGGACGCTACACGCTTCTGGCCAATGTATTTGCGTCACATGGAATGTGGGATGAGACAGCAAATGTGTGGAAGATCATGAAGGGCAGTAAGTCGAAGAAGGCGCCTGGTTTTAGTCAGATTGAGGCGAACATGAGGAATCATGTGTTCTACTCTAGGGATCAAGAGCATCCACAATGTGCTGAAATATATGAGATGCTGAATGACACGGTTGTTCCTCAGATGAAGGGTTCATCATGCGTGGGATTCTGGGAACCGACTCTCCAGTCTGATCCAACTATTTACCAGGCATAG
- the LOC101776456 gene encoding ankyrin repeat domain-containing protein 2A yields the protein MAAQEEKTATVKTEEPSPAEEQQPAAGATRRAGPSAPANPFDFSTMMNLLNDPSIKEMAEQIAKDPAFTQMAEQLQKTVVSPRQAPAAKQAVPQAAAALDPQKYVATMQQLMQNPQFVAMAERLGSALMQDPAMATMLGGLTNPAHKEQLEARIARMKEDPTLKPILDEIETGGPAAMMKYWNDPEALQKFGRAMGVGPSSEAAGAEHDEAEEEAGEEEGEYEESSIIHHTASVGDVEGLKKALEDGVDKDEEDSEGRRGLHFACGYGELNCAQVLLDAGAAVDAVDKNNNTALHYAAGYGRKDCVALLLESGAAVTLQNLDGKTPIDVAKLNNQEDVLKLLEKHAFV from the exons ATGGCTGCTCAAG AGGAGAAGACTGCTACGGTCAAGACAGAGGAGCCTTcgccggcggaggagcagcagccagcagcaggGGCGACGCGCAGGGCCGGGCCGTCGGCGCCGGCCAACCCCTTCGACTTCTCCACCATGATGAACCTCCTTAAT GACCCGAGCATCAAGGAGATGGCGGAGCAGATCGCCAAGGACCCGGCGTTCACGCAGATGGCGGAGCAGCTGCAGAAGACGGTGGTGTCACCGCggcaggcgccggcggcgaagcaGGCGgtgccccaggcggcggcggcgctggacccGCAGAAGTACGTGGCGACGATGCAGCAGCTGATGCAGAACCCGCAGTTCGTGGCGATGGCGGAGCGGCTGGGCAGCGCGCTGATGCAGGACCCGGCCATGGCGACGATGCTGGGCGGGCTCACCAACCCGGCGCACAAGGAGCAGCTCGAGGCTCGCATCGCGCGCATGAAGGAGGACCCCACGCTCAAGCCCATCCTCGACGAGATCGAGACCGGCGGCCCCGCTGCCATGATGAA GTACTGGAACGACCCCGAGGCTCTGCAGAAGTTCGGGCGGGCGATGGGTGTCGGCCCATCGagcgaggccgccggcgcggagcacgacgaggccgaggaagaggccggcgaggaggaaggcgaGTACGAGGAGTCGTCCATCATCCACCACACTGCGAGCGTCGGCGACGTCGAG GGCCtgaagaaggcgctggaggaTGGCGTGGACAAAGACGAGGAGGACTCGGAAGGCCGTAGAGGCCTGCACTTCGCGTGCGGGTACGGCGAGCTCAACTGCGCGCAGGTGCTCCTggacgccggcgcggcggtggacgcGGTGGACAAGAACAATAACACCGCGCTGCACTACGCCGCCGGCTACGGCCGCAAGGACTGCGTCGCCCTCCTGCTCGAGAGCGGAGCTGCCGT GACGCTGCAGAACCTGGACGGGAAGACGCCCATCGACGTGGCCAAGCTCAACAACCAGGAGGACGTCCTCAAGCTGCTCGAGAAGCACGCCTTTGTAtag